DNA sequence from the Ochotona princeps isolate mOchPri1 chromosome 5, mOchPri1.hap1, whole genome shotgun sequence genome:
AGGAAATGTCTTGTTTCTTCTAGAATCTTCTGATGCAGAGCGACTAGAAAGATTCTTTGATTCAGAAGATGAAGACTTTGAGATCTTGTCCCTTTGAGAATCCTGTGGCCACTGGATGCCGAGTGTTGGCTCTGCTGGAGCACCATCCGCCTGCccacctgtgccctgggaagcacgtgcctgccagaggagctgccaaAGGTCCCTGCTCCACCCGGCTGTTCTCGTCAgcttctgtgctgctgcttgctgGCGCCCAGGCCTCTGGTTGGTTGGGAATTAAAGCCCTGTTCAAAGTTGCTCCAGACATGAGTTTCTGAGCCTGTCCCAGTCATTGGTGGAAGCCCTTCAGGCTGGCACATAAGGGACGTGGTGGTGGCACCAGGGCCTTGGCTTTGTGTGGTTTCTCAAGGATTACCTCGTGGGAAACTGGGTTTAGTGTGTCACAGCACAAGCCATGTGGGATGGTCAGAGCAGGCTGCCTGCCTGCACTGCATGGTGGCTCATGTCCCACTCATGTCCTGTTATTTTCCGTATTTTGGAACCAAAGGTGTGGTCCTGGACCTGCATTACTTTAGTACCATGAGTGTCTCCTGGGAGAGTTGCTTTCTGTGCACTCACAGGTTGTAGATGGATGGAATGctcagcagaggacagctggaCTGCTACCCAGGACCGGAGCTGTGTGGCCAGTAGTTCTGGCCAGCCCAGTGAGCAGCAAAGAACTTCCCAAACAAGTCTAATTTATTCTCTCTTCCACATTTCCTCTTTGCCTCCCTCATCCTCTACAAGTGGGGCAGCAGGCAGTTAGGGCTGTTCCCACTGTCCCAGGgtctccctgcagcccctgctccAGCCCCGCCTGAGGGGAGCTCTGTGATCAGGAGAACCCTGTCTTCTTAGTAGTATAGTCTGCTGTTCTcaatgataaataataaaatttcagtaGAAAACATTTGTATGTCTtgatttttccagaagaaaaCAAGTGACACATTGTGTGAAGCCGAGTCCCCAGCCATGGGCAGGTTCTGCCTGGGTCAGGGAACCCAGTCCCCTTCTCTGCTCTCAGGCTGAGCAAGCGTGAGGATACAGGGCCAGCAGCTGTGCTGGACTCCTGAGGTGTCCCTCACTCTGCAAATAAGGCTTGCACCTCCCTGGGTTGCTTCTGCGATGAGGGCTGCTGCTCTGCCACCCTCACAATTCCAAGTCTGGTGTCTGGAGGACTGCAAAACCCTGCCCATGCCAGCTGAAGTGTCACACCTGTCCTACAGGGGCACTGCTCCCAGTTCCCTCTGCTGCACTCAGGATTtggctccttggggctggcagTGAggcgcagtgggttaagccttgtCCTGTGGCTTGTGACCCAgcctctgcatccatatgggggACCCTGGTGGCACTCCCagttttggcccagcccagcccagcccagcccatagcaaccatttggggagtgggccagccaAGAGGCGCTCTCACCGCCTACACTTCAATAATTCTCAAAAACAGGTTCTTGAGGCACATTCAGTGGGGCCAGGACATTGCCGGGGGCGGAGTTGATACTTTGGGTGAGCCCACCTACCAGCACTTTATTCTAGGAACAGGAAGGCAATGACTTCTGGAAGAAGCAGGGGGACACTCCTGTCAGATGGCGTAGCTGGCACCCCTGCCTGCAGGGGTCAGCTCCTGGAATAGATTTGAAGTCAGGCCTGGATGCCTCGTGGGGGTGGCATGGGCTCACTTCCACAGTTCTCCCAGTGGCCTCCAGGCAGCGCAAGCAATGGCCTCCTCAGAGAGAACACGGATTTCCTCATGAACATCTTCAATGCTTCTGGAAGCATCCACCGTCTGCCAATTGAGGAAGAGATGTCCATTACCAATGCCCACCAGACCTCCCACTCCCGGCCCCCGACAGTGACAGAGCTGCCTGGGCAGAACCTGCAGCCCAAGGTTCCGTAAGGCAAAGGGTTTGGGGACACTGGGAATGGAAGATTCTGGACAGGGCCtgcccttttggggagtgaattctgTTGTGCCTGTCAGCTGGATGAGTCAGATTTGTAGGGAGTCCTTCGGCTGTTTGGGCTGCAGTCCCCTGGCAGAACCTGCAGCCCTTCCATTTCACTGACAAGGGATTCGTGAGGTAGGGCAAGTGGCACCACAGATCACAGCTGGCTCGGTGGAGGAGCTGTCTGGGCCAAACTGCAAACTATAGTGCAGGATGGATCTCCAGCTACTGTGTGGAAGGGGCACAAGCAGTGTGTCCAGCAGGGGGCGAGTGGGGATCAGGGAGGGTGTGCTGGGCTGACTCCTAGACAGGGTGAATGTGCCTTCACTCCCACAGAGTGAGCAATGGGGACAGGCAAGGGCTCAGGGCCAGCACACCCCACAGGACACTGCCACCAAGGGTCAGCCACAATATGCAAAACTAATCAGTGAGGAATGCTAAGCACCTTAAAATGGTCACCCTGGGGACTCCAAGACCTCACTAAAGACCAGCAGTCCAAGTGCTGCTGGCAGAGGTGGAGCTGGGCGTCCCTCCCAGTGGGCGGTCTGGGGCTGAGCACAAAGTTCCAGCACCCACCTTCCAGTTGAGGCTTGTGTCACTCATGAGCTGCTGGAAACCCTCCAGTGCCTGCTCCTGGAAGGCCCTGCTCTCATATCGCTCAAGGCCAAACTCTCCCCGTGcagcagcctctgccagctgcagctgcaggaaaAGCACCAGGTCGGGTTTGGGGAGGCCCACGTCCGGTTGTTTGCACCACTCCAGGGAGAAGTTCTGCTGACAGAGTGAGGTGTAAGGGAACAATCCTGGCGGCCACCAGGTCCTCCCGACTGACCACTGTGCTGAGTCCTGCCAGCCCAGGGAACAAGACCACGGCCATCAGCAAACTGTCTTGTTCTGAGTAAGTCCTTCACAAGAAACTTCAACCAGCAAAACAAAGTGTTAAAGGAAATCACAGCAGGCCCCGTGGCAAGTGGAATGCTGCCTGTGAGGTCCACATTCCTACTGGGCTGCTCCACCTCCGACCCAGCTTGCCCAGCACTAGGACCCCTGCtgtccgggcccagcccagctattgtggacacacgagtgaaccagtagatggaagcgctttctccctttctgttgctttgcctttcaaaactaaaaataagttcCTTTGCAATTAATCACCAGGAGCATACCACATGCTTTGAGAGCCCAGTGACCCTCACAGTGGCTTTGCTAGAATGTTCCACCATGTTCtgtgagggagggaagggggatcTCTGTTCTTGGCTACACCCCCAATTCCACCTAACCAGCTGGACACAGTGCAGTAACCACAGGCGGCTTGTAGGCCAGGGTGGTGCATTGTTGTAGTCATTTCCTGGGCGGGCCCTGAACTGGTCACGAAGGAGCTGCCCTGTGATGCACAAAACCAGGCCATTGCAGGACTCAGGAGGGTCCTGGGGCTTGTTTTCTGCTGGCAGGTGTACCAAAGCTGTGCCGTCTCCTTATCACAATAGTGACTCAGGAACTTCCTGGGAGCCAGGGTGGTCAGGAGGctcaggctccagactcctggacAGTGAGGAACTCAAGGTGCCCTGGGGTCAAAGCTGCAGGTGGGCCACCCATAGTGCTGATCAGGTGCTCACggctcctgctaacacacctgagagCAGCCTGGGAGACTCCTGCATCCCTGCCAGTCTGGCCTTCTCTTAGGGAGTTAGCTCTTCACATTCGAgcacatggccacaacaggtgcAGGCTCTTTCAACTGACAGAAActatgctgagctgagctgaaggggCAAAAGGGAAACTCGCAGAACCCTGAGCTTGTGTGGACAATGGAGGCTGTCCGGCTACACTCACCTCCTTGGCGCTGGTGAAGGCGACACCAGAGAATGCATATCTGTCCACGACAAGGTTCACACCCTGGCTCAGCTTCTCCTTAATGAATGGCCTGGAAGACAGGACATGCCCGAGTGCTCCGGCGCCCCTCCTGCGGGGATCCCTACAGGACTGCCCAAGCCCTCTGTTGCCCCTCATGTGCACCGAAACTGGCAGGACTACCCAATCCCTCCCCTGCTCCTGGCACACACTGACCCCGACAGGACTACCCAAGCCCTCCGCTGCCCCTCACACACAATGACCCTGACAGGACCACCTAAGTCTTCCCCTGCCCCTAGTGCATGCCAATCCTAACAGGACCATGGCCTCTTCAGCCAAGTTCTGGTTGTCCCGTAGCAAAGCCCAGCATGGACGCCAGTGAGGTCTCTTAGTAGCCACAAAGGGCATGGACATTACCAGCAGATAAACTGTCTCCATGCATGAGCTCCAAGGATGATGGGAGGAGACCAAGGATAGCCTCCATGAACCGCCTCAGGCACACCCACAGCATCAGGATGTACAGAGGAGCAGCCTCTAATCCAGGACAAGTCCCTCTCAGTTCATCAACGACCTTTGCGTGTATGTATGGCCAGAGAGCAGCCAGCAGACATCagacctccaggtctccctgaagCTCACTCAAAGTGCATGCACAGCTGTGAGGCGGCCAACAGAAATGGCCATCGCACAACAGTTCAGACAGAGCAGCCCACAAGCCCAACTGACAATTCCGCAGTTGGGAGAGTGAGACAAGCCTGTGATGGAGACTGTGTATCATAGGCATCTGATGAGACGATCACACAAAACACAAAGACACAGCCACCAGCGTTGCTGTGCTGGGTTAGGTCAGGCAAGCTTCCCCtctgaccctgggaagcagtggatgatgtgcCAGGTACATGGGCCCCGGCACCCAGAGTGGGCCAGTGCAGTCACCGAGACTCAAAACGCTCTGCACTGCTGTTCTACCTCCAACCTGAGACAGGAAAAGGCCTTGTTAGGGAGCGCTGCCAAGACACAGAGCCGGCAGCAGGTTAGGAGCCCACAGCCATGCGGCCAGCCTGCAACTGACAGCATCCTCATCCCATGGACAGGAAAAGGTGACAATGGAGGTCTATGCACACGTTGCAACAGCCTTACAAACAAGCAGCTAAGATGTCCTGTTGTGTAACTAAATCACTCCTAAGAAGGAATGAACTCCTTGtgcactgtggcatggcaggttaagctttctgtatgggcaccagttctggtcccggctgctccacttcccatccagctccctgcttgtggcctgggaaagcaacagaggatggctcacgttTTGGGCTGCTGagcccatgtgaaagacctggaggagtctgTTGGCTCCAGTTTGGCAAAGACGGCCaactgggaagtgagtcagcaaatggaaaagatccatctctccttccaactctgtttaaaaaaaaatcttgggcccgatggcgtggcctagcggctaaagtcctcgccttgaaagccctgggatcccatatgggcaccggttctaatcccggcagctccacttcccacccagctccctgcttgtggcctggaaaagcagttgaggacggcccaaagctttgggaccctgcacccgcgtgggagacccggaagaggttcctggttcccggcttcggatcggcgcgtaccggcccgttgcggctcaactggggagtgaaacatgggatggaagatcttcctctctgtctctcctctctgtatacccggctgttcaataataataaaaatctttaaaaaaaaaaaattttaaagcaaaaacaaaacgaaCTCTCACTCTTGAAGACAGGAGAGGCATGAAATGTGCAAAGACGGCTGCTGGGCACAGCCTGGGCTCTGGGCGGGACATAGACACACCGTCTTGCTCCCCACACACCCAGAAAAGGCAAAACAAGACAATCTCCACCATCAACAGCAGGTCTGTCAGGCAATGACAATGGTCTCATTTTCAACTGCGTTCCAAGTCACATGGGGGGAGTGATGCAGGTTCCAGTTGGCACTGAACCCCCTTGCTCAGTGGCTGGGCAGAGCCCCTCTGAATCCTGCAGTGAAAGGGACAGGCAACACCAGCCAGGCTCCCAATCCTAGCGTGGGGGCGCTCGACAACAGTTAaaccagggctggcattgtggcccagcGGGGTAAGCCACTGGGAGAgttgtgggtgcaggttctggcctcggctgctccactcctgatccggCTGCCGCATGCACCTGGGAGAAGCGAGGTcggccctgcacctgtgcaggaggctcctggctcctgctacgatttagggagtaaaccacctcatggaagacctctttcccctctgtaaatctgcctctcatgCATAAATAaccctagaaaaaaaaagagggggtggCAGTCAGCCTGAGCTTCCATTCAGGGCACGGAGTGTCGGCGGACTCTACCTTCCAGCTAACCTCTCTACACCTAAGCCTCAAGGAAGGAGGCTGCCGGCCGGCCGCGTGCCAGCCTCGACCTCCCCGGTGCCCGCGCGACCATTACACTCGCTCCCAGCGGTTGGCCGAGAAGAGCAGGTGCACCGAGTGGTCCTCCATGTCGCTCTTCTTCTCCAAGTAGGAACTCAGCAGCTTGCCGATCTCGGTCGATCTCTCTGTGACAAAGGGACGCAAGGGTCAGCCTTCCCGCCTAGGTCCGCCTCGTCTCACTAGGAGGTTCCGAGACGGGCCCGCGGACACAAAGCTGCCATCGCAGGCACCATTCGGGGGCCCCCTCCCCGCACCCCAAGTCGGGGCGACATCCTGGGGGCTGCCTCGGGCACCGAGCGTCACGGAGGCCCCCACGGAGGCGCGGCGGCGACGCGCACGCACCCGGGAAGCGCAGCAGCTCGGCGCGGTGGCCCGCGGTGCGGAGCGCGGCCACCAGCCTGCGGCTCTGCGTGGTCTTGCCGGACCGGTCCATGCCCTCCAGCACGATGAGCGCCCCGCGCCGGCCCGCCATCCTTCTTGCCGCCGCCGGGCCGCAAGCCTCCCGCCTGCCCTCCTCAGCATCCGCGGCACGCGCAGCCATTGGCTGAGAGGCGCCGGCTGCCGCAGCATGCGCTACGATTGGCGGAGGTGCGTGTGACGCCCGGGCTCGGCCAGCCCCCGCGCCTGCGCCCTGGGCCGCGCGCCGTCTGGCGGCCGCGCCTGCGCCCTGGGTCGCGCGCCATGTGGCGGCCGCGCCTGCGCCCTGGGCCGCGCGCCGTGTGGCGGCCGCGCCTGCGCCCTGGGCCGCGCGCCATGTGGCGGCCGCGCCTGCGCCCTGGGCCGCGCGCCGTGTGGCGGCCGCGCCTGCGCCCTGGGCCGCGCTGCCCTGCTTCCACAGCTCCCTGTCAGCCGGGTGGAGACGGGCGACGTGGGCGGCGGGACGCGAAGCCTGCTCACGTGCTGGGCCCCTCAGGCTCCTCGGTGCTGCCCAGGCCCTCGTGTGCGCCGATCCTGGCAAGACCACCAAACCTTCCCCTGCCGCAAAATGACAGGACCGCCCGAGCTCTCCGGTCAGGCCGAGCCGGTGGGCCCGCGGGAACGCTACCCGCGCCGGACCTTGCCCCGGGGTCCAAGCCTGTGGTGGCTTTGCGAGTCAGACACCCTGACGTAGCCTCTGTGTTGTCGGCAGCCGGGTTTGAGTGGGGTCTGGAGTCCTGGTCTCTGGGGCCCTGGGGCGGGGCTGTAGGCTCCCTCCTGGTCTCTCAGGTCGTGGGGCTGGGGCTGTAGACAGGGCTGGCCCGCACTCTGGTATGTAAGATACAGGGAGTGGTTTTGCTTCCCTCACTTTCCATCCTTGCATCTTGGTATCATCAGTATGTTGCAGCCTGCATGTGGCAGTGGTGCTGTGGTAGAGCTCAGCACCCTTCAGACCTGCAGTCTGGAGTTGGGCTGCCAGAACCTACATCTTTGTGCCTTAGTGAGGCTCCTGGACCTGCACTCTGGTTGCCTGCTCAGCGTCCTTGGCACCAGGACTGACCTGTAATGCTGGTACCCCAGCCTTTCCCTGTCTGCCCCACAGCGCAGCCTGTCCtggtgcagggggagggagggttcTCAGGCTCTGGCGGCCTGAAGGATCCACATTATACTGAGCTCCACTTCCACATAAGAGGAGGCTGATACCAGATGGGGAAACCTGGAGGCAGGTTCAGTAGGTTCTCTGGCTTGGGACTTTTCTTTGGAAAAAGGGGGAGTAGAGGTTAAGCCTCGCTcacagtgccagttcctgtcccacttcccgtccagcttcctcctggtggaaagcagtggatgggccCAGGCTTTGGGATCGGccgactctggctgttgcagaaatctggagatgaaagatttctctcttttaaacaaaaataaacaaaagggaaaGTAAAGTCCTTTTTCTAGTTCCTACTTGTTGTTGTGCTGTGTAACCGTTCACCACTTAGTCTGCATCTGCGCACACAAAAGGCAGGTGTGATTGAAAGGTATCCCCTCAGTCGGCACACTCCAAGCCCAAAGTGCTGGTGTGGGCCCCTGCTGAGCCCCcaggtgttgtgggctaaggagctgATTAGCACTCGTGAAGCTGAGCACTACAGAAATAGGCTtgcggctaaaagcacctggtctaatgggacttattggcatcctattgtttggtGAAAGCACTTGGGGAAAAGAGaatataaggagtaataaagagaggcttgaGGGAGACTTCcgccatcactggtctcctgtcagtgcttcattcCCAGGCCCTCGCCGTGTCCAtggtactggctctgctggctgggccACCCAGGGACACAACACTTGGTTCATGTGCTCTCTCAAtacttaaatgtttatttgaaaggcagaatttcagagacagctcttccacctgctggttcactccccaattgccaCTCACAAGTAACAGACTGActtaggaacctggaactctataCTAATCTTacctgcaggaggcaggagtacttgagctgtcactgctgcccgCCAGGATGCGTGTCAGCAACAGGGATGTGACCCAGTGCATCCcacacagtggcttaacctgttgcaccaccaTATCTGTCCTTCCTGTTACATGAGTGAGTTTCCCAACCTTCCTTGCAGGTGGAAGTGGTCAAGCTAAGTTCCTGCTCTGGAGAAGGGAGCAGCCCCACAGACCGACCACCTGTTGGC
Encoded proteins:
- the DTYMK gene encoding thymidylate kinase isoform X2, translating into MAGRRGALIVLEGMDRSGKTTQSRRLVAALRTAGHRAELLRFPERSTEIGKLLSSYLEKKSDMEDHSVHLLFSANRWERVPFIKEKLSQGVNLVVDRYAFSGVAFTSAKELQLAEAAARGEFGLERYESRAFQEQALEGFQQLMSDTSLNWKTVDASRSIEDVHEEIRVLSEEAIACAAWRPLGELWK
- the DTYMK gene encoding thymidylate kinase isoform X1; protein product: MAGRRGALIVLEGMDRSGKTTQSRRLVAALRTAGHRAELLRFPERSTEIGKLLSSYLEKKSDMEDHSVHLLFSANRWERVPFIKEKLSQGVNLVVDRYAFSGVAFTSAKENFSLEWCKQPDVGLPKPDLVLFLQLQLAEAAARGEFGLERYESRAFQEQALEGFQQLMSDTSLNWKTVDASRSIEDVHEEIRVLSEEAIACAAWRPLGELWK
- the DTYMK gene encoding thymidylate kinase isoform X3 yields the protein MAGRRGALIVLEGMDRSGKTTQSRRLVAALRTAGHRAELLRFPERSTEIGKLLSSYLEKKSDMEDHSVHLLFSANRWERVCSWQRLLHGESLALSDMRAGPSRSRHWRVSSSS